From a region of the Streptomyces sp. B21-083 genome:
- the rho gene encoding transcription termination factor Rho, translating into MSDTTDLMGARVEETAAAPSTDASAPATGAGSRRRRGTGLDGMVLAELQQVASGLGIKGTARMRKSQLIEVIKEAQAGGGTPKAAAAPAGDAVETKPRRRATSKARTGEDTAPAAEKKAAVQVVEAPAEKAVAQQQIEIPGQPASDDAPAERRRRRATAEVGSPETVVAEAKSEPKGETQADTGDGDGRQGRRDRRDRSDRGDRGRDRDRRGAKGDEQQPAGAQQRAAQQGGQQQTGGRPDRQERQDRQQRDQRDQRDSQPRDNGPRDNGPQDDDDFDGGRRGRRGRYRDRRGRRGREEFGPNEPQVADDDVLIPVAGILDILDNYAFIRTSGYLPGPNDVYVSLAQVRKNGLRKGDHVTGAVRQPKDGERREKFNALVRLDSANGMAAESGRGRPEFNKLTPLYPQDRLRLETDPGILTTRIIDLVAPIGKGQRGLIVAPPKTGKTMIMQAIANAITTNNPECHLMVVLVDERPEEVTDMQRSVKGEVISSTFDRPAEDHTTVAELAIERAKRLVELGHDVVVLLDSITRLGRAYNLAAPASGRILSGGVDSTALYPPKRFFGAARNIEDGGSLTILATALVDTGSRMDEVIFEEFKGTGNAELKLDRKLADKRIFPAVDVDASGTRKEEILLGSDELAVTWKLRRVLHALDQQQAIELLLDKMKQTKSNAEFLLQIQKTTPGNNND; encoded by the coding sequence GTGAGCGACACCACCGATCTGATGGGCGCACGTGTCGAGGAGACCGCTGCGGCGCCCTCCACGGACGCCTCCGCGCCTGCCACGGGTGCCGGCTCCCGGCGGCGCCGCGGTACCGGCCTCGACGGCATGGTGCTGGCCGAACTGCAGCAGGTCGCATCCGGCCTCGGGATCAAGGGCACCGCGCGGATGCGCAAGAGCCAGCTGATCGAGGTCATCAAGGAGGCGCAGGCCGGGGGCGGGACCCCCAAGGCCGCAGCCGCCCCCGCCGGGGACGCCGTCGAGACCAAGCCCAGGCGCCGCGCCACCTCCAAGGCCCGCACGGGTGAGGACACCGCGCCCGCCGCCGAGAAGAAGGCGGCCGTACAGGTCGTCGAGGCGCCCGCCGAGAAGGCCGTGGCCCAGCAGCAGATCGAGATCCCCGGCCAGCCTGCCAGCGACGACGCCCCGGCCGAGCGCCGCCGGCGCCGTGCCACCGCCGAGGTCGGCAGCCCCGAGACGGTCGTAGCCGAGGCGAAGAGCGAGCCGAAGGGCGAGACGCAGGCCGACACCGGTGACGGCGACGGCCGCCAGGGCCGCCGTGACCGCCGGGACCGTAGCGACCGCGGTGACCGCGGCCGGGACCGCGACCGCCGTGGCGCCAAGGGCGACGAGCAGCAGCCGGCCGGTGCCCAGCAGCGCGCCGCCCAGCAGGGTGGCCAGCAGCAGACCGGCGGCCGTCCGGACCGCCAGGAGCGGCAGGACCGGCAGCAGCGCGACCAGCGTGACCAGCGGGACAGCCAGCCGCGCGACAACGGCCCGCGCGACAACGGGCCGCAGGACGACGACGACTTCGACGGCGGACGCCGTGGCCGTCGCGGTCGCTACCGCGACCGCCGTGGCCGTCGTGGGCGCGAGGAGTTCGGCCCGAACGAGCCGCAGGTCGCCGACGACGACGTCCTGATCCCCGTCGCGGGCATCCTGGACATCCTCGACAACTACGCCTTCATCCGTACGTCGGGCTACCTGCCGGGTCCCAACGACGTGTATGTCTCCCTCGCCCAGGTCCGCAAGAACGGCCTGCGTAAGGGCGACCACGTCACCGGTGCCGTGCGTCAGCCCAAGGACGGCGAGCGCCGCGAGAAGTTCAACGCGCTGGTGCGTCTCGACTCGGCCAACGGCATGGCGGCCGAATCCGGGCGCGGGCGGCCGGAGTTCAACAAGCTGACCCCGCTCTACCCGCAGGACCGCCTCCGTCTGGAGACCGACCCGGGCATCCTCACCACCCGCATCATCGACCTCGTCGCGCCGATCGGTAAGGGCCAGCGCGGTCTGATCGTGGCCCCGCCGAAGACCGGCAAGACCATGATCATGCAGGCGATCGCCAACGCGATCACCACCAACAACCCCGAGTGCCACCTGATGGTCGTCCTGGTCGACGAGCGTCCGGAAGAGGTCACCGACATGCAGCGGTCGGTGAAGGGCGAGGTCATCTCCTCGACCTTCGACCGCCCGGCCGAGGACCACACCACGGTCGCCGAGCTGGCCATCGAGCGCGCCAAGCGCCTGGTGGAACTGGGCCACGACGTCGTCGTACTCCTGGACTCGATCACACGTCTGGGCCGTGCGTACAACCTCGCCGCCCCGGCCTCCGGCCGCATCCTGTCCGGTGGTGTCGACTCGACCGCCCTGTACCCGCCGAAGCGCTTCTTCGGTGCGGCCCGAAACATCGAGGACGGCGGCTCGCTGACCATCCTCGCCACCGCGCTGGTGGACACCGGGTCCCGCATGGACGAGGTCATCTTCGAGGAGTTCAAGGGCACCGGCAACGCCGAGCTCAAGCTCGACCGGAAGCTCGCCGACAAGCGCATCTTCCCGGCGGTGGACGTCGACGCGTCCGGTACCCGTAAGGAAGAGATCCTGCTCGGCAGCGACGAACTCGCCGTCACCTGGAAGCTGCGCCGGGTGCTGCACGCGCTCGACCAGCAGCAGGCGATCGAACTGCTCCTCGACAAAATGAAGCAGACGAAGTCGAACGCCGAGTTCCTGCTCCAGATCCAGAAGACCACGCCGGGCAACAACAACGACTGA
- the thrB gene encoding homoserine kinase — MAGPAFRAAAVRVRVPATSANLGPGFDALGLSLALYDDVVVRVADSGLHIDIAGEGSETLPRDENHLLVRSLRTAFDLLGGQPRGLEIVCANRIPHGRGLGSSSAAICAGIVAARAVTIGGDSRLDDEALLELATEIEGHPDNVAACLLGGFTLSWMEAGAARAIRMEPAGSVVPVVFVPGKAVLTETARGLLPRTVPHVDAATNAGRAALLVEALTRRPELLLPATEDRLHQDYRAPAMPESTALVERLRADGIPAVISGAGPTVLALADEATADKVSRLAGEGWAANRLGLDARGASVLPLAAPGES, encoded by the coding sequence ATGGCCGGTCCAGCGTTCCGTGCCGCCGCCGTCCGGGTGCGCGTCCCCGCCACCAGCGCCAATCTCGGTCCGGGCTTCGACGCCCTCGGCCTGTCGCTGGCGTTGTACGACGACGTGGTCGTCCGGGTGGCCGACTCCGGGCTGCACATCGACATCGCGGGTGAGGGCAGCGAGACCCTCCCGCGCGACGAGAACCACCTGCTCGTACGGTCCCTGCGCACCGCCTTCGACCTGCTGGGCGGACAGCCCCGCGGCCTGGAGATCGTGTGCGCCAACCGGATCCCGCACGGACGGGGACTCGGCTCCTCCTCGGCGGCCATCTGCGCCGGCATCGTCGCCGCGCGGGCCGTCACCATAGGCGGCGACAGCCGGCTCGACGACGAGGCGCTGCTCGAACTCGCCACCGAGATCGAGGGACACCCGGACAACGTCGCGGCCTGTCTGCTCGGTGGGTTCACGCTCTCCTGGATGGAGGCCGGCGCCGCCCGGGCGATCAGGATGGAGCCCGCCGGTTCAGTCGTCCCGGTGGTGTTCGTCCCCGGGAAGGCGGTGCTCACGGAGACCGCGCGAGGCCTCCTGCCGCGCACCGTCCCGCATGTCGACGCCGCCACCAACGCGGGACGCGCGGCCCTGCTCGTCGAGGCTCTGACCAGGCGTCCCGAGCTGCTGCTGCCGGCCACCGAGGACCGGCTGCACCAGGACTACCGCGCCCCGGCCATGCCGGAGAGCACGGCGCTGGTGGAGCGGCTGCGGGCCGACGGCATCCCGGCGGTGATCTCCGGCGCCGGACCCACGGTCCTGGCGCTGGCCGACGAGGCGACCGCCGACAAGGTCTCCCGGCTGGCGGGCGAGGGCTGGGCCGCCAACCGGCTCGGCCTCGACGCCCGGGGCGCGAGCGTTCTGCCGCTCGCGGCACCCGGAGAGAGTTAG
- the thrC gene encoding threonine synthase, whose protein sequence is MTHQWRGIIEEYRDRLPVSASTPVVTLREGGTPLVPAQVLSERTGCEVHLKVEGANPTGSFKDRGMTMAITRAKEEGAKAVICASTGNTSASAAAYAVRAGMVSAVLVPQGKIALGKMGQALVHGAKILQVDGNFDDCLTLARSLSDNYPVALVNSVNPVRIEGQKTAAFEIVDMLGDAPDIHVLPVGNAGNITAYWKGYTEYAVDGIARRTPRMWGFQAAGSAPIVRGEIVKDPSTLATAIRIGNPASWKQALAARDESGGLIDEVTDREILRAYRLLAAQEGVFVEPASAASVAGLLKLAEQGKVDPGQTIVCTVTGNGLKDPGWATEGAPKPVVVPVDAATAAERLGLA, encoded by the coding sequence ATGACCCACCAGTGGCGCGGAATCATCGAGGAGTACCGGGACCGGCTGCCCGTCTCCGCCAGCACACCGGTCGTGACGCTTCGCGAGGGCGGCACGCCTCTCGTCCCCGCGCAGGTGCTCTCCGAGCGCACGGGCTGCGAGGTCCACCTCAAGGTGGAGGGCGCCAACCCGACCGGGTCCTTCAAGGACCGCGGAATGACCATGGCCATCACCCGGGCCAAGGAGGAGGGCGCCAAGGCGGTCATCTGTGCCTCCACGGGCAACACGTCTGCCTCCGCCGCCGCGTACGCCGTGCGCGCGGGCATGGTCTCGGCCGTCCTCGTGCCGCAGGGCAAGATCGCCCTCGGCAAGATGGGGCAGGCGCTCGTCCACGGCGCCAAGATCCTCCAGGTCGACGGCAACTTCGACGACTGCCTCACCCTCGCCCGCTCCCTGAGCGACAACTACCCTGTGGCGCTGGTGAATTCGGTCAACCCGGTGCGTATCGAGGGCCAGAAGACGGCCGCCTTCGAGATCGTCGACATGCTCGGCGACGCGCCCGACATCCACGTCCTGCCGGTCGGCAACGCGGGCAACATCACCGCGTACTGGAAGGGCTACACCGAGTACGCCGTCGACGGCATCGCCCGGCGCACCCCGCGCATGTGGGGGTTCCAGGCGGCCGGCAGTGCGCCGATCGTGCGCGGCGAGATCGTCAAGGACCCCTCGACGCTCGCCACCGCGATCCGCATCGGCAACCCGGCCTCCTGGAAGCAGGCGCTGGCCGCGCGCGACGAGTCGGGCGGCCTCATCGACGAGGTGACGGACCGTGAGATCCTGCGCGCCTACCGGCTGTTGGCCGCGCAGGAGGGTGTTTTCGTCGAGCCGGCGTCCGCCGCGTCCGTCGCCGGTCTGCTGAAGCTGGCCGAGCAGGGCAAGGTCGACCCGGGCCAGACCATCGTCTGCACGGTCACCGGCAACGGCCTGAAGGACCCGGGCTGGGCCACCGAGGGCGCACCGAAGCCGGTCGTCGTCCCGGTGGACGCCGCGACCGCCGCCGAGCGACTCGGACTCGCGTAG
- a CDS encoding homoserine dehydrogenase produces MMRTRPLKVALLGCGVVGSEVARIMTTHADDLAARIGAPVELAGVAVRRPSKVREGIDPALVTTDATALVKRGDIDVVVEVIGGIEPARSLITAAFEHGASVVSANKALLAQDGAALHAAAEEHDADLYYEAAVAGAIPLIRPLRESLAGDKVNRVLGIVNGTTNFILDKMDSTGAGYQEALDEATALGYAEADPTADVEAFDAAAKAAILAGIAFHTRVRLDDVYREGMTEVTASDFASARNMGCTIKLLAICERAGDGRSVTARVHPAMIPLTHPLASVRGAYNAVFVESDASGQLMFYGPGAGGAPTASAVLGDLVAVCRNRLSGTTGPGESAYAALPVSGMGDVVTRYHISLDVADKPGVLAQVATVFAEHGVSIDTVRQTGKDGEASLVVVTHRASDAALGGTVEALRKLDTVRGVASIMRVEGE; encoded by the coding sequence ATGATGCGTACGCGTCCGCTGAAGGTGGCGCTGCTGGGCTGTGGGGTCGTCGGCTCAGAGGTGGCGCGCATCATGACGACGCACGCCGACGATCTCGCCGCCAGGATCGGCGCTCCCGTCGAGCTCGCGGGCGTCGCCGTACGGCGGCCCTCCAAGGTCCGTGAAGGCATCGACCCGGCCCTCGTCACCACCGACGCCACCGCCCTCGTCAAACGAGGCGACATCGACGTCGTCGTCGAGGTCATCGGCGGTATCGAACCCGCGCGGTCCCTCATCACCGCCGCCTTCGAGCACGGCGCGTCCGTCGTCTCCGCCAACAAGGCCCTCCTCGCCCAGGACGGCGCCGCCCTCCACGCCGCCGCCGAGGAGCACGACGCGGACCTCTACTACGAGGCCGCCGTCGCCGGTGCCATCCCCCTCATCCGGCCGCTGCGCGAGTCCCTCGCCGGCGACAAGGTGAACCGGGTCCTCGGGATCGTCAACGGCACCACCAACTTCATCCTCGACAAGATGGACTCGACCGGCGCCGGTTATCAGGAGGCCCTCGACGAGGCCACCGCCCTGGGCTACGCGGAAGCCGACCCCACCGCCGACGTCGAGGCGTTCGACGCCGCCGCCAAGGCCGCCATCCTCGCCGGAATCGCCTTCCACACGCGCGTGCGCCTCGACGACGTCTACCGCGAGGGCATGACCGAGGTCACCGCCTCCGACTTCGCCTCCGCCAGGAACATGGGCTGCACCATCAAACTGCTCGCCATCTGCGAGCGGGCCGGGGACGGTCGGTCCGTCACCGCGCGCGTGCACCCGGCCATGATCCCGCTGACGCACCCGCTCGCCTCCGTGCGCGGCGCCTACAACGCCGTGTTCGTCGAGTCCGACGCCTCCGGTCAGCTGATGTTCTACGGGCCCGGAGCCGGCGGTGCGCCGACGGCCTCCGCCGTGCTCGGTGACCTCGTCGCCGTGTGCCGCAACCGGCTCAGCGGGACCACCGGTCCCGGCGAGTCGGCGTATGCCGCGCTGCCCGTCTCGGGCATGGGCGATGTGGTCACCCGCTATCACATCAGCCTCGACGTCGCCGACAAACCGGGCGTTCTCGCCCAGGTGGCCACCGTGTTCGCCGAGCACGGTGTTTCCATCGATACGGTTCGGCAGACGGGCAAGGACGGCGAGGCCTCCCTTGTCGTCGTCACCCATCGTGCGTCCGACGCCGCCCTGGGCGGAACCGTCGAGGCGTTGCGCAAGCTCGACACCGTGCGGGGTGTCGCAAGCATCATGCGGGTTGAAGGAGAGTAA
- the lysA gene encoding diaminopimelate decarboxylase — MSRSAHPAGPRHADVLPEGHPSAPPADLNHLDPKVWASTVARTPDGVVTVGGVEVTALAEEFGTPAYLIDEVDFRERARAWRTAFGADADVFYAGKAFLSRAVVRWLHDEGLNLDVCSGGELTTALSAGMPADRIAFHGNNKSVDEIETAIRAGVGRIVLDSFQEIVRVAHIAQSLGKRQRVQIRITVGVEAHTHEFIATAHEDQKFGIPLAGGQAAEAVRRALQLDGLELIGIHSHIGSQIFDMSGFEVAAHRVVGLLKDIRDEHGIELPEIDLGGGLGIAYTSADDPREPHEIAKALHEIVSRECEGARLRTPRISVEPGRAIVGPTAFTLYEVGTIKPLDGLRTYVSVDGGMSDNIRTALYDAEYSVALVSRTSEAAPMLVRVVGKHCESGDIVVKDAFLPADLAPGDLIAVPATGAYCRSMASNYNHALRPPVVAVREGEARVIVRRETEEDLLRLDVG; from the coding sequence ATGAGCCGTTCCGCACACCCCGCCGGGCCCCGTCACGCCGATGTGCTGCCCGAGGGCCACCCCTCCGCGCCGCCCGCCGACCTCAACCACCTGGACCCGAAGGTCTGGGCGTCGACCGTCGCCCGTACGCCCGACGGTGTCGTCACCGTCGGAGGGGTCGAGGTCACGGCGCTCGCCGAGGAGTTCGGCACCCCGGCCTACCTCATCGACGAGGTCGACTTCCGGGAGCGCGCCCGTGCGTGGCGTACCGCCTTCGGGGCCGACGCCGACGTCTTCTATGCCGGCAAGGCGTTTCTCTCCCGGGCCGTCGTGCGCTGGCTGCACGACGAAGGGCTCAACCTCGATGTCTGTTCCGGGGGCGAGCTCACCACCGCTCTCTCCGCGGGGATGCCCGCCGACCGCATCGCCTTCCACGGCAACAACAAGTCCGTTGACGAGATCGAGACCGCCATCCGCGCCGGTGTCGGGCGGATCGTGCTCGACTCCTTCCAGGAGATCGTGCGCGTCGCCCACATCGCGCAGTCCCTCGGTAAGCGGCAGCGCGTGCAGATCCGTATCACCGTGGGCGTGGAAGCCCATACTCACGAATTCATCGCCACCGCCCACGAGGACCAGAAGTTCGGCATTCCGCTGGCCGGCGGACAGGCCGCCGAGGCCGTGCGGCGGGCTCTTCAGCTCGATGGACTCGAGCTGATCGGCATTCACTCGCACATCGGGTCGCAGATCTTCGACATGTCCGGGTTCGAGGTCGCCGCCCATCGCGTCGTGGGGCTGCTCAAGGACATTCGTGACGAGCACGGGATCGAGCTGCCCGAGATCGACCTCGGGGGTGGGCTCGGTATCGCCTACACCAGCGCCGACGACCCGCGCGAGCCGCACGAGATCGCCAAGGCGCTCCACGAGATCGTCAGCCGGGAGTGTGAGGGCGCTCGGCTCCGTACTCCCCGTATCTCCGTCGAGCCCGGGCGCGCCATCGTCGGGCCCACCGCCTTCACCCTCTACGAGGTCGGCACCATCAAGCCTCTCGACGGGCTGCGCACGTATGTCTCCGTCGACGGCGGGATGTCGGACAACATCCGGACCGCGTTGTACGACGCCGAATACAGCGTCGCGCTCGTCTCCCGGACCTCCGAGGCCGCGCCCATGCTGGTGCGGGTCGTCGGCAAGCACTGTGAGAGCGGGGACATCGTCGTCAAGGACGCCTTCCTGCCCGCCGACCTGGCACCGGGTGACCTGATCGCGGTGCCGGCGACCGGCGCGTACTGCCGGTCCATGGCCAGCAACTACAACCACGCCCTGCGCCCGCCCGTCGTCGCCGTGCGGGAGGGGGAGGCCCGGGTGATCGTCCGGCGGGAGACCGAGGAGGATCTGCTCCGGCTCGACGTGGGATGA
- the nrtL gene encoding ArgS-related anticodon-binding protein NrtL codes for MTPVELSRTVLCAVRRAVDAGELTVAVPARAVVAAPRPGGSGDYATNIALQLARPAGRTPRYVAEVLCERISAAPGVRGVEITGPGFLNISLDSAAPAALVREILSQGLRYGHGDALAGQLLSVRLPLAHEPRAEAVADAVARIVATQGARVQFHRGGTGEQGDRGERYVEVLDLRNLPPARSDPAPLGPDAARWALLHPAPHDRVRVGAEHLVQRESNPLFRVRYAYARTRALGRNAADLGFAAYAGDLDDVPAPLHVVLADHPRLLLGAATHRAPDRLARHLVTLADATLAFLPIVLPLGDEKPSAAHRARLALAEAAGTVLAGGLSLLGIDAPEYL; via the coding sequence GTGACCCCCGTCGAGCTCTCCCGTACCGTGCTGTGCGCGGTACGTCGTGCTGTCGACGCGGGAGAACTGACCGTCGCCGTCCCCGCACGCGCCGTCGTCGCGGCGCCAAGGCCCGGCGGCTCCGGGGACTACGCCACGAACATCGCGCTGCAGCTGGCCCGGCCCGCCGGCCGCACCCCCCGATACGTCGCCGAGGTCCTGTGCGAGCGGATCAGCGCCGCACCCGGCGTCCGTGGCGTCGAGATCACCGGGCCCGGATTCCTCAACATCAGCCTCGACAGCGCCGCCCCCGCAGCCCTCGTACGGGAGATCCTCAGCCAGGGCCTGCGCTACGGACACGGCGACGCCCTCGCCGGACAGTTGCTGTCGGTACGGCTGCCCCTCGCCCACGAACCCCGAGCCGAAGCCGTCGCCGACGCGGTCGCACGGATCGTCGCCACCCAAGGCGCCCGCGTTCAGTTCCACCGCGGCGGCACCGGAGAACAGGGCGACCGAGGCGAGCGGTACGTCGAGGTCCTTGACCTCCGCAACCTTCCCCCCGCCCGCAGCGACCCCGCCCCCCTCGGCCCCGACGCCGCCCGCTGGGCGCTTCTTCATCCCGCCCCGCACGACCGGGTCCGGGTCGGCGCCGAGCATCTGGTCCAGCGGGAGAGCAACCCCCTCTTCCGGGTGCGTTACGCCTACGCCCGTACCCGCGCCCTCGGCCGGAACGCCGCCGACCTCGGCTTCGCCGCGTACGCCGGTGACCTGGACGACGTACCGGCCCCCCTTCACGTCGTCCTCGCCGACCACCCCCGTCTGCTCCTCGGCGCCGCCACCCACCGCGCCCCGGACCGGCTCGCCCGGCATCTCGTCACCCTTGCCGATGCCACGCTCGCCTTCCTCCCCATCGTGCTGCCGCTCGGCGACGAGAAACCCTCGGCCGCCCACCGAGCCCGGCTCGCGCTCGCCGAAGCCGCCGGGACGGTGCTGGCCGGCGGCCTGTCCCTGCTCGGTATCGACGCACCCGAATATCTTTGA
- a CDS encoding response regulator gives MPGVSGRVLVVDDNKVIRQLIRVNLELEGFEVVTAADGAECLDVVHQVCPDVVTLDVAMPRLDGLRTAARLRADPRTRDLPLAIISACTEYEVEAGLEVGVDAFLAKPFDPSELISLVQQLAERGRDGASLGSALGPPLEPAAVPPLGSVDPLGAPGEAERAGRGVGG, from the coding sequence GTGCCAGGCGTGTCCGGCCGGGTGCTTGTTGTGGACGACAACAAGGTCATCCGGCAGCTGATCAGGGTCAACCTCGAACTGGAGGGTTTCGAGGTCGTGACCGCGGCTGATGGTGCCGAGTGTCTGGATGTCGTTCATCAGGTCTGCCCCGATGTGGTCACCCTCGACGTCGCGATGCCCCGGCTCGACGGTCTGCGCACCGCCGCCCGGCTGCGTGCCGATCCCCGTACCCGCGACCTGCCCCTCGCCATCATCAGCGCCTGTACGGAGTACGAGGTCGAGGCGGGGCTGGAGGTCGGCGTCGACGCGTTTCTCGCCAAGCCCTTCGACCCTTCCGAACTCATCAGCCTCGTACAGCAGTTGGCCGAGCGTGGGCGGGACGGCGCCTCCCTTGGGAGCGCCCTCGGGCCTCCCCTCGAACCTGCGGCCGTGCCGCCCCTCGGATCCGTTGACCCCCTCGGCGCCCCCGGAGAAGCCGAGCGTGCCGGCCGGGGTGTCGGCGGCTGA
- a CDS encoding tyrosine-type recombinase/integrase yields MWKVTRVDRKARPYQLRWVVGGKVSSATFATSALAESRRSELRQAMRRGEAFEISSGQPESEVRAVTEAAATAAEAKPSLRWFEFCRKYLAGRWRMSAAKTREGMADGLAAVALAMVKREGAPDDTLLRLAFRWGIVPANAGDDPPAELKAAYEWLTTEDRPVADLVDAGVFEDVLYRLSYRLDGTPAAGETHKRRRRALNTALEHAVATKELPENPLQGAHKKRVGSGAVVDRRVLVNAVQGRQLLTAVSYVGSWDRNRGRRLTAFYGVLYYAGLRPAEAVGLRLSDCHLPESGWGTLTLRETRPVSGKQWTDSGERHDRRGLKAREADTDRPVPIPPVLVAILQAHLKEFGTAKEGRVFGNERGGVVGSSTYWRVWEEARLFALPPDRVDSPLAGRPYDLRHACITRWLNAGVPIAEVARRVGNSPEVIHRRYHGCIDGHEEAANEKIARALEEEGD; encoded by the coding sequence CTGTGGAAGGTCACGAGGGTTGACCGGAAGGCGCGTCCGTATCAACTCCGTTGGGTCGTAGGCGGGAAGGTGAGCAGCGCGACGTTCGCCACGTCTGCACTTGCCGAGAGCCGACGTTCGGAGCTCCGGCAGGCCATGCGTCGGGGGGAAGCGTTCGAGATCTCCAGTGGACAGCCTGAGTCCGAAGTCCGTGCGGTGACTGAGGCGGCGGCAACGGCGGCTGAGGCCAAGCCGTCGCTGCGGTGGTTCGAGTTCTGCCGGAAGTACCTGGCAGGGCGGTGGCGCATGAGCGCTGCGAAGACACGTGAGGGCATGGCGGACGGGCTTGCGGCGGTGGCGCTGGCCATGGTGAAGCGCGAGGGGGCCCCTGACGACACGCTCCTACGGCTCGCGTTCCGGTGGGGGATCGTGCCCGCGAACGCGGGGGACGATCCGCCGGCCGAACTGAAGGCCGCGTACGAGTGGCTCACGACGGAGGATCGGCCGGTTGCCGACCTGGTCGACGCAGGGGTGTTCGAGGACGTGCTGTACCGCCTCAGCTATCGACTGGACGGAACCCCGGCGGCGGGGGAGACGCACAAGCGGCGGCGCCGCGCCCTGAACACCGCCCTCGAACACGCGGTGGCCACCAAGGAACTCCCGGAGAACCCCCTGCAAGGGGCCCACAAGAAGCGCGTAGGCTCCGGAGCGGTGGTGGACCGACGTGTCCTCGTGAACGCCGTACAGGGGCGCCAGTTGCTCACCGCCGTCTCGTACGTCGGCTCATGGGACCGCAACCGTGGGCGGCGCCTGACGGCGTTCTACGGGGTGCTCTACTACGCGGGGCTCCGACCCGCTGAGGCGGTGGGACTGAGGCTCTCTGACTGCCACCTACCGGAGTCGGGTTGGGGCACGCTGACGCTGCGGGAGACGCGTCCCGTCTCCGGGAAGCAGTGGACCGACTCGGGGGAGCGGCACGACCGCCGGGGCCTGAAGGCGCGTGAGGCAGACACGGACCGTCCGGTCCCCATCCCGCCCGTCCTGGTCGCCATCCTTCAGGCCCACCTGAAGGAGTTCGGGACCGCCAAGGAGGGGCGGGTGTTCGGGAACGAGCGCGGGGGAGTCGTCGGCTCATCCACGTACTGGCGCGTGTGGGAGGAGGCACGACTGTTCGCCCTCCCGCCGGACCGCGTCGACTCGCCGCTCGCCGGGCGCCCCTACGACCTGCGGCACGCATGCATCACGCGATGGCTCAACGCGGGAGTACCGATCGCTGAGGTGGCCCGGCGCGTCGGCAACTCCCCGGAAGTGATCCACCGCCGCTACCACGGCTGTATCGACGGACACGAGGAAGCGGCCAACGAGAAGATCGCAAGGGCGCTGGAAGAAGAGGGCGACTAG
- a CDS encoding helix-turn-helix transcriptional regulator, translating to MSARPMDEKMTVSEVLADLKVAPSTFYRWRQLGKGPRAIKLPNGDVRIRRSEYERWLNEREDAA from the coding sequence ATGAGCGCCCGCCCGATGGACGAGAAAATGACCGTTTCCGAGGTGCTCGCGGACCTGAAGGTTGCCCCGTCGACCTTCTACCGGTGGCGCCAACTCGGGAAGGGACCCCGCGCCATCAAGCTGCCGAACGGTGACGTGCGTATCCGCCGATCCGAGTACGAGCGCTGGCTTAACGAGCGGGAGGACGCTGCGTGA
- a CDS encoding HNH endonuclease, translating into MTATTAARRIKTETRRLRRRQLAERHGLRCAYCRRPFATVREATLDHIVPNSLWRTATVTALVLACLDCNHRKGDRFPLSLALLLLRQIDPTRPVIRPTGLPVLARLAHANHPIYAASRLPDSTAHRSPRGLPESVLNDPIESERTAA; encoded by the coding sequence GTGACCGCGACCACGGCCGCTCGCCGGATCAAGACTGAGACGCGCCGCTTGCGTCGACGGCAGCTCGCTGAGCGCCACGGGCTGCGCTGCGCCTACTGCCGTCGCCCGTTCGCCACCGTGCGGGAAGCGACGCTCGATCACATCGTGCCCAACTCGCTGTGGCGCACGGCCACGGTCACCGCGCTCGTGCTGGCCTGCCTGGACTGCAACCACCGCAAAGGTGACCGCTTCCCGCTCTCCCTGGCTCTGTTGCTGCTGCGCCAGATCGACCCGACTCGCCCCGTCATCCGCCCGACCGGCCTCCCGGTACTGGCCCGACTCGCACACGCCAACCACCCGATCTACGCCGCCAGTAGGCTGCCCGACTCGACTGCGCATCGGTCGCCCCGTGGCCTGCCCGAATCGGTCCTGAACGACCCGATCGAATCCGAAAGGACGGCGGCATGA
- a CDS encoding type II toxin-antitoxin system VapC family toxin: MIVVDTGPLVALADADDNHHAACARWYDSVHPRNLVIPAPVIAEACHLIGTRCGAQVEAAFLDALASGQLGTVTGVMPDDIERMAHLVRQYASLPLGGTDACVVAIAERWQAKQVATVDRRHFSVVRPNHVPSFELLPYDL, translated from the coding sequence GTGATCGTGGTCGACACGGGCCCGCTCGTGGCCCTGGCGGACGCCGACGACAACCACCACGCGGCATGCGCCCGCTGGTACGACAGCGTCCACCCCCGCAACCTCGTGATCCCCGCACCGGTCATCGCGGAAGCCTGCCACCTGATCGGCACCCGATGCGGAGCCCAGGTCGAGGCCGCGTTCCTCGACGCGCTCGCGTCCGGACAGCTCGGCACCGTCACGGGTGTCATGCCCGACGACATCGAGCGCATGGCCCACCTCGTACGGCAGTACGCCAGCCTCCCGCTCGGGGGCACGGACGCGTGTGTCGTCGCCATCGCGGAACGCTGGCAGGCGAAGCAGGTGGCCACCGTCGACCGACGGCATTTCAGCGTCGTACGACCCAACCACGTGCCCTCATTCGAGCTGCTGCCGTACGACCTGTAA